In one Chryseobacterium camelliae genomic region, the following are encoded:
- the mnmG gene encoding tRNA uridine-5-carboxymethylaminomethyl(34) synthesis enzyme MnmG, with translation MISEIYDVIVVGAGHAGCEAAAAAANLGSKTLLITMNMQTIGQMSCNPAMGGIAKGQIVREIDAMGGYSGIVADKSAIQFKMLNLSKGPAMWSPRTQNDRMLFAEEWRLALENTPNLDFFQDMVKQLIIENNKVVGVVTSLGIEIKGRSVVLTNGTFLNGLIHVGDKQLGGGRMGEPRAFGITEQLVSLGFEAGRMKTGTPPRVDGRSLDYSKMEEQKGDENPQKFSYLDTPKLTKQLSCHIVYTNEIVHDILREGFDRSPMFNGTIQSLGPRYCPSIEDKINRFAERNRHQLFVEPEGWKTIEIYVNGFSSSLPEDVQIKAMKHIPGFENVKVFRPGYAIEYDYFPPTQLKHTLETKLIDNLYFAGQINGTTGYEEAAGQGLIAGINAHNKVKEKDEFILNRDEAYIGVLIDDLITKGTEEPYRMFTSRAEYRLLLRQDNADIRLTQKAFDLGLAKEDRLQRVNEKVAKSEELENFLRETSLKPGVINPILETIESSPVDQAYRAAQILTRPNMTLEKLDGIDFINEVSSTYDDEVREQAEVNIKYRGYIEKEKENVAKLNRLENIKIPEDFDYTKISSLSAEAKQKMSNVKPKTIAQAGRISGVSPADINVLLVYLGR, from the coding sequence ATGATTTCAGAAATATATGATGTAATCGTAGTTGGTGCCGGTCACGCAGGATGTGAAGCAGCAGCTGCAGCAGCCAATCTGGGTTCGAAAACTCTGCTTATTACGATGAATATGCAGACTATCGGACAGATGAGCTGTAACCCTGCAATGGGCGGAATTGCAAAAGGACAGATTGTAAGGGAAATCGACGCAATGGGAGGTTATTCCGGGATTGTAGCGGACAAATCAGCTATACAGTTCAAGATGCTAAACCTTTCCAAAGGTCCTGCAATGTGGTCTCCAAGAACACAGAACGATAGAATGCTTTTTGCAGAAGAATGGCGGTTAGCATTAGAAAACACTCCAAATCTTGACTTCTTTCAGGATATGGTAAAACAGCTTATCATAGAGAATAACAAGGTAGTAGGAGTTGTTACTTCATTAGGAATTGAGATAAAAGGACGTTCTGTAGTTCTTACAAACGGTACTTTCCTAAATGGTTTAATTCATGTTGGAGATAAGCAATTAGGAGGCGGAAGAATGGGTGAACCAAGAGCTTTTGGTATCACCGAACAACTCGTTTCACTAGGTTTTGAAGCCGGAAGAATGAAAACAGGTACTCCACCGAGAGTAGATGGTAGAAGCTTGGATTATTCTAAAATGGAAGAACAAAAAGGAGACGAAAATCCTCAAAAATTCAGCTATTTAGACACGCCCAAGTTAACCAAACAATTAAGTTGTCATATCGTTTATACAAACGAAATTGTACACGATATTTTACGTGAAGGATTCGATAGAAGTCCCATGTTCAATGGGACGATTCAAAGTTTAGGACCTAGATATTGTCCGAGTATTGAAGATAAAATCAACCGTTTTGCGGAGAGAAACAGACATCAGCTATTCGTAGAACCGGAAGGCTGGAAAACGATAGAAATCTATGTAAACGGATTCAGCTCTTCCCTTCCTGAAGATGTTCAGATCAAAGCAATGAAACATATTCCTGGATTTGAGAACGTAAAGGTATTCCGTCCGGGTTATGCTATTGAATATGACTACTTCCCTCCTACCCAATTAAAGCATACTTTAGAGACAAAACTGATCGATAATTTATACTTTGCAGGGCAAATTAACGGTACAACCGGTTATGAAGAAGCAGCCGGACAAGGTCTCATTGCAGGGATCAATGCACATAATAAAGTAAAAGAAAAGGATGAATTTATTCTTAATAGAGACGAAGCTTATATTGGAGTATTAATTGATGATTTGATCACAAAAGGTACGGAAGAGCCTTACAGAATGTTCACTTCCAGAGCTGAATACAGACTTCTTTTAAGACAGGATAATGCAGATATCAGACTTACTCAAAAAGCTTTTGATCTAGGTTTGGCAAAAGAAGACAGGCTACAAAGAGTAAACGAAAAAGTAGCTAAAAGTGAAGAACTTGAGAACTTCCTTCGGGAAACTTCTTTAAAACCGGGAGTAATCAATCCTATTCTTGAAACTATTGAAAGTAGCCCTGTTGATCAGGCTTACAGAGCAGCTCAGATCCTTACAAGACCTAATATGACATTAGAAAAGCTGGATGGAATCGACTTTATTAATGAGGTTTCTTCTACCTATGATGATGAAGTAAGAGAGCAGGCTGAAGTAAATATCAAGTATAGAGGTTATATAGAAAAGGAAAAAGAAAATGTAGCCAAACTCAATCGTTTAGAAAACATCAAAATTCCTGAAGATTTTGATTATACAAAAATATCAAGTCTGTCTGCAGAAGCCAAACAAAAGATGTCAAATGTAAAACCAAAAACAATTGCTCAGGCAGGAAGAATCAGTGGTGTTTCACCTGCTGATATAAACGTTTTACTGGTCTATTTAGGACGTTAA
- the ybeY gene encoding rRNA maturation RNase YbeY: MIQFFYENLPESVNTDYTAWLKDIILSEGKKLGEINYIFCDDEYLLKVNQDYLQHDYYTDIITFDYVKGKTISGEIFVSLQRISDNASTLAKDYEEELRRVLAHGILHLCGYKDKTEEEEKGMREKEDHYLAKYN, translated from the coding sequence ATGATACAATTCTTTTACGAAAACTTACCGGAATCTGTAAATACAGACTATACAGCTTGGCTGAAGGACATTATTCTTTCAGAAGGAAAAAAACTTGGTGAAATCAATTATATTTTCTGCGACGACGAATATTTATTGAAAGTAAATCAGGATTATTTACAGCATGACTACTATACAGACATCATCACTTTCGACTATGTGAAAGGAAAAACAATAAGCGGAGAGATTTTTGTATCTTTGCAGCGAATTTCAGATAACGCTTCTACCCTAGCCAAAGATTATGAAGAAGAACTGAGAAGAGTTTTGGCTCACGGTATTCTTCATCTTTGTGGATACAAAGATAAAACAGAAGAAGAAGAAAAAGGAATGCGAGAAAAAGAAGATCATTATTTAGCTAAATACAATTAA
- a CDS encoding patatin-like phospholipase family protein codes for MRKLLIILFAFQLLLIQSQVKKDLVIPKNPRIGLSLAGGGAKGFSHVGVLKVLDSLGVKVDYIAGTSMGAIVGGLYASGYSGKEIEKIVMDTDFYSLIMDPKAKRQETTFYNKSVDKYLLSIPLKNGKITLPSSISTGQKNVYLLKELFKNVSNIDDFSKLPIPFMCVATNLESGNMEIFEKGDLVQSIMASSAFPSLMDPVKIGDSIYIDGAMSVNYPSKPLKDKGIDIVIGVDLNQDLSKREDLNNIIAILNQVIDFGIKKDTRRQYKYTDINIKPNLKGMTATSYDDKKKILDSGFVEGIKYVDILDQLPKRPFDRLRQQINPIYSNVYKIDNISIIGGKIYGKNYVLGKMGLRLPSLQTYGSINKKIDKLIATNNYRFINYDIVPENDANYLKLYVTEDETRHFLKFGLHYDEIFKTGLLLNYSAKRLLFKNTNLSLDVVVGDQPRYYLNYFIDNGYIPGLGIYSSGMSFTLRDINNYDIDKWEWLRNEIYIQSIWKDKFAIGGGLSNDYFEAESNGLNKRINRFLNPYIFLKSDTQNDKDFPTRGIYINAEGKVLDLLKSEVEKRQVQVKADIRINIPLTKYFSYRLNLYGGITIGETLPPFYQYRLGGIFEQNVVNFKSFAGFNFAQLNTNNVILISNDVQFKFNKNYFLSGNFSFANLSDDISFEDAVKLNYSSLGITAGYKSPFGQIKLNFSHSLKNNQKGIFSVILGHWF; via the coding sequence ATGAGAAAACTCCTGATCATTTTATTTGCATTTCAGCTGCTATTAATTCAGTCTCAGGTAAAGAAAGATTTGGTAATTCCGAAGAATCCCAGAATAGGACTTTCTCTTGCCGGTGGCGGTGCTAAAGGATTTTCTCATGTAGGAGTACTTAAAGTATTAGATTCCTTAGGAGTAAAAGTAGATTATATTGCCGGAACCAGTATGGGAGCGATCGTAGGAGGATTGTACGCTTCAGGATATTCCGGAAAAGAAATCGAAAAGATTGTAATGGATACGGATTTCTATTCATTGATCATGGATCCTAAAGCAAAACGCCAGGAAACTACGTTCTACAATAAATCCGTTGACAAATATCTTTTATCAATCCCTTTAAAAAACGGAAAAATTACCCTCCCATCCTCCATAAGCACTGGACAGAAAAATGTTTACTTGCTTAAAGAGCTTTTTAAGAACGTTTCAAACATTGATGATTTCTCAAAGCTTCCCATTCCTTTTATGTGCGTTGCCACCAATTTGGAAAGCGGGAATATGGAGATTTTTGAAAAAGGAGATCTGGTACAGTCTATCATGGCAAGCTCAGCGTTTCCTTCATTAATGGATCCTGTAAAAATTGGTGACAGTATTTATATTGACGGAGCAATGTCCGTTAATTACCCTTCGAAGCCATTAAAGGACAAAGGAATCGATATCGTGATTGGGGTGGATCTCAACCAGGATCTTTCAAAAAGAGAGGATTTAAACAATATTATAGCGATTTTAAATCAGGTGATCGATTTCGGAATTAAAAAAGATACCAGAAGACAGTATAAATACACCGACATCAACATCAAGCCCAACCTAAAAGGTATGACTGCAACAAGCTATGATGACAAGAAAAAAATTCTGGATAGTGGGTTTGTTGAAGGTATAAAATACGTTGATATTCTGGATCAGTTACCCAAGCGGCCGTTTGACCGTCTCAGACAACAAATAAACCCTATTTATTCCAATGTCTATAAGATAGACAATATTTCGATAATCGGAGGGAAAATTTACGGTAAAAACTATGTCCTAGGGAAAATGGGACTGCGTCTCCCCTCTCTTCAAACTTACGGAAGTATCAATAAAAAAATTGACAAATTAATTGCCACGAATAATTATCGGTTTATAAATTATGATATTGTTCCTGAAAACGACGCCAATTACCTCAAATTATATGTAACGGAAGATGAAACCCGTCACTTTTTGAAATTCGGATTACATTATGACGAAATTTTCAAAACAGGATTACTCTTAAATTATTCTGCAAAGCGTCTTTTATTTAAAAATACCAATCTATCCTTAGATGTTGTTGTAGGTGACCAGCCGAGATACTATCTCAACTATTTTATCGATAACGGCTATATCCCTGGGTTAGGAATCTATTCATCAGGAATGAGCTTCACTCTAAGAGATATTAATAACTACGATATAGATAAATGGGAATGGCTCAGAAATGAAATTTACATCCAATCCATCTGGAAGGATAAATTTGCTATTGGCGGAGGATTAAGCAATGATTATTTTGAAGCAGAATCCAATGGTTTAAATAAAAGAATTAATCGTTTCCTGAACCCTTATATCTTTTTGAAGAGCGATACTCAAAACGATAAGGACTTTCCTACCCGAGGTATTTACATCAACGCTGAAGGAAAAGTTTTAGATCTGCTAAAATCTGAGGTAGAAAAAAGACAGGTTCAGGTAAAAGCAGATATCAGAATTAATATCCCGTTGACAAAATACTTTAGCTATCGTCTTAATCTATATGGTGGAATTACAATCGGCGAAACCCTTCCTCCATTCTATCAATACAGATTAGGAGGAATTTTCGAACAAAATGTTGTTAATTTTAAAAGCTTTGCAGGATTTAATTTTGCTCAGCTGAATACCAATAATGTAATTTTAATTTCCAACGATGTTCAATTTAAGTTTAATAAAAACTATTTCCTCAGCGGAAATTTCTCTTTTGCAAACCTATCAGACGATATTAGTTTTGAAGATGCAGTAAAGTTAAATTATAGTTCGCTGGGAATTACGGCAGGCTATAAATCTCCTTTTGGACAAATAAAACTTAATTTTAGTCATTCACTTAAAAATAATCAAAAAGGCATATTCAGTGTTATTTTAGGACACTGGTTTTAA
- a CDS encoding bifunctional UDP-N-acetylmuramoyl-tripeptide:D-alanyl-D-alanine ligase/alanine racemase, producing MNYTVNQIAEITNAKVIGDRELIIKNIAFDSRIIYSVRNTAFIAINTPKNSGEKFIESAIDKGITIIISEHQYLQFEGITWIIVENSVDFLQKLAQFHFENTHLQSIGITGSNGKTILKEWLYQCLWNEFPTVKSPKSFNSQIGLPLSLLQINTSHELGIFEVGISKPDEMDKLEKIFHPKIGLLTHIGTAHLANFKSEEELIDEKIKLFRHSEIIIYNGDNSLVDKKIKDLYLSKKLISYGFKESNQVSFKNNISKEDNVVVQYFGEEISFPVHQRDEATLTNALALVTVLKEIGVENQKIVEKINALKAVEMRLEAIEGIKSNIIINDSFNLDLDSLKTALQFLKEYNKPKKSLVLTDIVGVNSNSKELYQEVSDLVNEQKFDSVFLIGHEISYFSELFKAKTYTFINTKELIESKHLTEIENQIILLKGARKFEIEKLKDVLELRKHDTVLEINLNAILHNINYHKSLLKPTTKMMAMVKANSYGLGSYEISEFLQHHHIDYLGVAFVDEGVELRKKGITVPIVVMNPEQHSYETVIEYNLEPEIYSFRVLELFYEAVQKSGYDKKYPIHIKLETGMHRLGFKDYELDQLSQTLDHKNLKVQSIFSHLSSSDIPEEKEFTFNQLKTFEKNSRYLIDKIGYTPIRHILNSSGITSYTDHQYDMVRIGIGMLGESPNSEIQKQLRSVVSFKTVISQISVVEIGESIGYSRRFKTDHKTKIATIPVGYADGIPRLIGNQVGNVGINKTLAPIVGSICMDMMMINIDHIPNVKEGDTVTVFNAYPSLKEFADYCKTITYEVLTSISPRVKRIYIKD from the coding sequence ATGAACTATACAGTAAATCAAATTGCAGAGATCACCAATGCTAAAGTTATTGGAGACAGAGAATTAATTATCAAAAATATAGCTTTTGACAGCAGAATTATTTATTCTGTCAGGAACACTGCATTTATTGCTATCAACACCCCTAAAAATTCGGGAGAAAAATTCATTGAATCTGCCATTGACAAAGGCATTACCATTATTATCTCCGAACATCAGTATCTTCAGTTTGAAGGGATAACCTGGATTATTGTTGAAAATTCTGTTGACTTTCTTCAAAAATTAGCCCAATTTCATTTTGAAAATACCCATTTACAATCTATCGGAATTACGGGAAGCAACGGAAAAACCATTTTAAAAGAATGGCTGTATCAATGTCTTTGGAATGAATTTCCTACGGTTAAAAGCCCGAAAAGTTTCAATTCCCAGATCGGACTTCCCCTTTCTTTGCTTCAAATCAATACTTCTCATGAACTGGGAATTTTTGAAGTCGGAATTTCCAAACCTGATGAAATGGATAAGCTCGAAAAGATTTTCCATCCAAAGATCGGTTTGTTGACCCATATTGGAACCGCCCACCTTGCCAATTTCAAATCTGAGGAAGAATTGATTGATGAAAAAATTAAACTTTTCAGACATTCCGAAATCATTATTTACAACGGTGATAATTCACTGGTTGACAAAAAAATAAAGGATTTATATTTAAGTAAAAAATTAATTTCTTACGGTTTTAAAGAAAGTAACCAAGTTTCCTTTAAAAACAATATTTCAAAAGAAGACAACGTTGTTGTGCAGTATTTTGGTGAAGAAATTTCTTTTCCCGTTCATCAAAGGGACGAAGCGACATTAACCAATGCTTTGGCGCTTGTAACGGTTTTAAAGGAGATAGGAGTCGAAAATCAAAAGATCGTCGAAAAAATCAACGCTCTGAAGGCTGTTGAAATGAGGCTTGAAGCCATAGAAGGAATTAAAAGCAACATCATAATTAATGATTCTTTCAACCTCGATCTGGATTCTTTGAAAACCGCCCTTCAATTTTTAAAGGAGTACAATAAACCGAAGAAATCTTTAGTGCTAACGGATATTGTTGGTGTAAACTCAAATTCAAAAGAATTGTACCAAGAAGTTTCCGATTTGGTAAATGAGCAAAAATTCGATTCCGTTTTCTTAATTGGTCATGAAATATCATATTTCAGTGAATTATTTAAAGCTAAAACTTATACTTTCATCAATACTAAAGAATTAATTGAAAGTAAACATCTTACAGAAATTGAAAATCAAATCATTCTTCTGAAAGGAGCCAGAAAGTTTGAAATCGAAAAGCTTAAAGATGTTCTTGAACTGAGAAAGCATGATACGGTTTTAGAAATCAATCTGAATGCTATTTTGCATAACATCAATTATCACAAATCCCTGCTGAAACCAACCACTAAAATGATGGCGATGGTAAAGGCAAATTCTTATGGTTTAGGAAGTTATGAAATTTCAGAATTCTTACAACACCATCATATCGACTATCTGGGTGTTGCTTTCGTAGATGAAGGCGTAGAGCTTCGTAAAAAAGGAATTACCGTTCCAATTGTTGTTATGAACCCCGAACAGCACAGCTATGAGACAGTAATCGAATATAATTTGGAGCCTGAAATCTATAGCTTCAGGGTTTTAGAATTGTTTTATGAAGCGGTTCAAAAGTCCGGCTATGATAAAAAATATCCTATCCACATCAAGTTGGAAACAGGAATGCATCGTCTTGGTTTTAAAGATTATGAGCTAGATCAGTTAAGCCAGACTTTAGATCATAAAAATCTTAAGGTTCAAAGTATTTTCAGCCACCTTTCATCTTCTGATATACCGGAAGAGAAAGAATTTACTTTCAATCAGCTGAAAACATTTGAAAAAAATTCAAGGTATTTAATTGATAAAATAGGCTATACTCCTATCCGACATATTTTAAATTCATCAGGAATAACAAGTTATACCGATCACCAATACGACATGGTAAGAATTGGAATCGGAATGTTAGGTGAATCACCAAATAGTGAAATACAAAAACAGTTACGATCTGTTGTAAGCTTTAAAACAGTTATTTCTCAAATATCCGTAGTAGAAATCGGTGAATCAATAGGTTATAGCAGAAGATTTAAAACGGATCATAAAACAAAAATCGCCACCATTCCTGTAGGATATGCAGACGGAATACCAAGACTAATTGGAAATCAGGTAGGAAATGTCGGCATAAACAAAACGTTAGCCCCCATTGTAGGAAGCATTTGCATGGATATGATGATGATCAATATAGATCATATTCCCAATGTAAAGGAAGGCGATACGGTGACGGTATTTAATGCTTATCCGAGTCTTAAAGAATTCGCAGACTACTGCAAAACGATAACCTATGAAGTATTAACCTCAATTTCACCCCGGGTGAAACGGATTTATATAAAAGATTAA
- a CDS encoding thymidine kinase, whose translation MFLENTINHSKQSGWMEVICGSMFSGKTEELIRRLRRAEMAGQNVEIFKPKLDTRYSEEDVISHNQNKIRSTPVENPNEILLLASNCDVIGIDEAQFFDQGIVDVANQLANSGIRVVIAGLDMDFLGRPFGPMPNLMATAEYVTKVHAICKRTGNLANYSMRISQGDNLVELGETESYEAVSRRVFIDEVLLKKKNK comes from the coding sequence ATGTTTTTAGAAAATACAATTAATCACTCCAAACAAAGCGGTTGGATGGAAGTTATTTGTGGCTCAATGTTTTCCGGAAAAACCGAAGAGTTGATCCGAAGGCTGAGAAGAGCAGAAATGGCGGGGCAAAATGTGGAAATTTTTAAACCAAAACTGGATACACGCTATTCCGAAGAAGATGTAATTTCTCACAATCAGAATAAAATCCGAAGCACACCGGTAGAAAATCCTAATGAAATTCTTTTATTGGCATCCAATTGTGATGTGATCGGAATTGATGAAGCCCAGTTTTTTGATCAGGGTATCGTAGATGTGGCCAATCAGCTTGCGAATAGCGGAATAAGAGTCGTAATAGCAGGGTTGGATATGGATTTTTTAGGACGTCCGTTCGGGCCAATGCCCAATCTGATGGCAACGGCAGAATATGTTACAAAAGTGCATGCTATTTGCAAGAGAACAGGTAATCTGGCGAATTATTCCATGAGAATTTCTCAGGGCGATAATTTGGTTGAATTAGGTGAAACAGAAAGCTACGAAGCAGTAAGCCGCCGTGTTTTTATTGATGAAGTGCTTTTGAAAAAGAAAAATAAGTAA
- the rsmI gene encoding 16S rRNA (cytidine(1402)-2'-O)-methyltransferase produces the protein MSGILYFVPTPVGNLEDMTFRAVNVLKDVDYILCEDTRTSGILLKHFEISKPLKSYHLHNEHQATEKVITDLKNGQNIALITDAGTPGISDPGYLLAKAGSDHDIEMICLPGATAFVPALVVSGLPNNEFLFAGFLPQKKGRQTKLKQLAEEKKTIVLYESPHKINTTLEQIKEFFGEETKVSLSREISKKFEETKRGTINELIEFSKSKTLKGEIVLIVNNAI, from the coding sequence TTGAGCGGGATTCTTTATTTTGTTCCGACACCGGTCGGAAATTTAGAAGATATGACTTTCAGGGCAGTAAATGTACTGAAGGATGTTGATTATATTTTATGTGAAGACACCAGAACTTCCGGAATTTTATTAAAACATTTCGAAATTTCTAAGCCTTTAAAATCTTATCATTTGCATAATGAGCATCAGGCAACTGAAAAAGTGATTACAGACCTTAAAAACGGACAGAATATCGCTCTTATTACGGATGCAGGAACTCCCGGAATTTCAGATCCGGGATATTTGTTGGCAAAAGCAGGGTCGGATCATGATATTGAAATGATTTGTCTTCCCGGAGCAACGGCTTTTGTACCCGCTTTGGTGGTTTCGGGACTTCCGAATAATGAATTTTTATTCGCAGGTTTTTTACCTCAAAAGAAAGGAAGGCAGACCAAGCTTAAACAGCTTGCAGAAGAAAAAAAGACCATCGTTTTATACGAAAGCCCGCATAAGATCAATACGACTTTGGAACAGATTAAAGAGTTTTTTGGTGAAGAAACCAAAGTAAGCTTAAGTCGTGAAATTTCGAAAAAATTCGAAGAAACTAAAAGAGGAACAATCAATGAGTTAATTGAATTCTCCAAATCCAAAACTTTAAAAGGAGAGATTGTACTTATTGTAAATAATGCTATTTAA
- a CDS encoding WG repeat-containing protein, protein MKTLVFVLLSSVCTAQQTDQYTQILLSKKIGKEVKFYSNGYGVVVNAESAEYGIVDSTGVITYTAPAKNEITHLYKDRFIVKIKDGDPKGKMGLIDEKGNQLMPFDSQKLSPSWSINQRLISSKNGKEGIYSYDGKEIIPYSDKIKFAGENRFFVKKDNGWLIYDADGKLKSDREFKENLHFYKNKVYFPTGEKQGEIIDNNGVTLNTISSNNVDNIGGYPFLITKNPASNKYGIIDAQENRLADEIYDEVFLGTRYIYFIKNEKINIFSKEAKKVYSTDFDYVKSLFNDLFSTQKSLRNPKMAVIRINGEIVVPKEYDNIEGVKIEGNDFIYLVKGNEQRLLDKDLKDVLEPGYQIEKIFPNSLILKKEGVFYKFSATRKKYEKLKNVASIKENGIFYYPQNMFPAVVCKSKDNLYGIIDENGKEIVPFIYDDINSFLPDNEIIVQKDKKYGVTNYQNEPLKGVEYDKFSVDKDGIKLTKDKGTEYLYFTDSRSDNKL, encoded by the coding sequence TTGAAAACACTAGTTTTTGTATTGCTATCATCTGTTTGTACAGCACAGCAAACGGATCAATACACTCAGATACTTTTATCCAAAAAAATTGGCAAAGAAGTAAAATTTTACTCAAACGGATATGGCGTTGTCGTCAACGCAGAATCAGCGGAATATGGGATTGTAGACTCTACAGGAGTGATTACTTATACTGCCCCGGCTAAAAACGAAATAACACATCTTTATAAAGACCGGTTTATTGTAAAAATAAAAGACGGGGACCCAAAAGGTAAAATGGGATTAATTGATGAAAAAGGAAACCAGCTGATGCCTTTCGATAGTCAAAAATTAAGTCCGTCATGGAGCATTAACCAAAGACTTATTTCATCCAAAAACGGAAAAGAGGGAATATATAGTTATGATGGTAAAGAGATTATTCCTTATTCCGATAAAATAAAATTTGCCGGAGAAAACAGATTTTTTGTAAAAAAAGATAACGGCTGGCTGATTTATGATGCTGATGGGAAATTAAAAAGCGACAGAGAGTTTAAAGAAAACCTTCATTTTTATAAAAACAAGGTTTACTTTCCAACCGGAGAGAAACAGGGCGAAATAATCGATAATAATGGTGTAACTCTTAATACTATATCCAGCAATAACGTAGACAACATCGGAGGATATCCTTTTTTAATAACAAAAAATCCTGCTAGTAATAAATACGGAATAATAGATGCCCAGGAAAATCGTCTCGCTGACGAAATTTATGATGAAGTGTTTTTAGGAACACGATATATTTATTTTATTAAAAATGAAAAAATAAACATCTTTTCCAAAGAAGCAAAAAAGGTGTATTCTACGGACTTCGATTATGTAAAATCTTTATTTAACGATCTATTCAGTACGCAAAAAAGTCTTAGAAACCCGAAAATGGCGGTGATACGTATTAATGGGGAAATTGTAGTTCCGAAAGAGTATGATAACATAGAAGGGGTAAAAATTGAAGGAAATGATTTTATATATCTGGTAAAAGGAAATGAGCAGAGGCTTTTAGACAAAGATTTAAAAGATGTTTTAGAACCCGGATATCAGATTGAAAAGATTTTTCCAAATAGCCTGATATTGAAGAAAGAAGGAGTATTTTATAAATTCTCGGCAACAAGAAAGAAATACGAAAAACTTAAAAACGTCGCTTCCATAAAAGAGAACGGAATATTTTATTATCCGCAGAATATGTTTCCGGCAGTGGTTTGTAAAAGCAAAGACAATTTATACGGAATTATAGATGAAAACGGAAAAGAGATTGTTCCATTCATCTACGATGATATTAATTCTTTTCTTCCCGATAATGAAATCATTGTACAGAAAGATAAAAAATACGGAGTTACAAACTACCAGAATGAACCTTTGAAAGGAGTAGAATATGATAAGTTTTCAGTGGATAAGGACGGAATAAAACTTACCAAAGATAAAGGGACGGAATATCTGTATTTTACTGATTCCCGAAGTGATAATAAATTATAA
- the fabG gene encoding 3-oxoacyl-[acyl-carrier-protein] reductase — translation MKLLEGKVALITGATRGIGRGIAEMFAQQGAKVAFTYAGSVDKAKELEETLSSVTQIKGYQSDASDFDAAQTLVDEVMAEFGQIDILINNAGITRDNLLLRMSKDDWDIIMKVNLDSVFNLTKAVIKPMMKAKSGSIINMTSVVGISGNAGQANYAASKAGVIGFTKSVALELGSRNIRCNAIAPGFIATEMTAALDEKATQKWNEAIPMKKLGKPEDIANACVFLGSELSSYITGQTLNVDGGLLT, via the coding sequence ATGAAACTATTAGAAGGAAAAGTAGCGCTAATTACAGGAGCTACACGAGGAATCGGAAGAGGAATCGCTGAAATGTTTGCCCAGCAGGGAGCAAAAGTTGCATTCACGTATGCCGGTTCTGTAGACAAAGCTAAAGAATTAGAAGAAACTTTAAGTTCTGTAACTCAAATTAAAGGATATCAGTCGGATGCATCAGATTTTGATGCTGCTCAGACATTAGTAGATGAAGTAATGGCTGAGTTCGGACAAATTGATATTCTGATCAACAATGCAGGTATCACAAGAGACAACCTATTATTAAGAATGTCTAAAGACGATTGGGATATCATTATGAAAGTAAACTTAGATTCTGTTTTCAACCTTACAAAAGCTGTAATCAAGCCGATGATGAAGGCAAAATCAGGATCTATCATTAATATGACTTCTGTTGTAGGAATCAGCGGAAATGCAGGACAGGCAAACTATGCGGCTTCTAAAGCGGGAGTGATAGGATTTACAAAATCAGTTGCTTTAGAATTAGGTTCAAGAAATATCCGTTGCAATGCGATTGCTCCAGGATTTATCGCTACGGAAATGACAGCAGCTTTAGATGAAAAAGCAACTCAGAAATGGAATGAGGCTATTCCTATGAAAAAGTTAGGAAAACCTGAAGATATTGCAAATGCTTGCGTTTTTCTGGGAAGTGAATTGTCTTCTTATATTACAGGACAGACATTAAATGTTGACGGCGGACTGTTGACATAA